In Brassica rapa cultivar Chiifu-401-42 chromosome A06, CAAS_Brap_v3.01, whole genome shotgun sequence, a single window of DNA contains:
- the LOC103874429 gene encoding probable glycosyltransferase At3g07620 isoform X1, which translates to MRREFPGQWKVVESRRLLWLLGLTFALIVTFQYIELPNTISSLFSSTKFPFSRNGDGEHKSSRNLAPAMAPSFPQKNASLVDDSSGGGGDDEEVEVDKIFDSGGNATAPTVSPSQVKENATAPNVSPSQVKENATATNVSPSQVKENATAPTVSPSQVKENATAPTVSPSQVKENATAPTVSPSQVKENATAPTVSPSQVKENVTAPVASAKPPAALPLVKENATAPVASAKPPASLPIPNPSPVKDNATSHVEDKNSTKTNVPGASPPVVRFVPDVKEYSKTPDSRVMSISDMSKQLRRNRISHNRLAKKPKWVTKPDLELLQAKYEIENAPIDDKDPLLYAPLYRNVSTFKRSYELMEKMLKVYVYKEGDKPIMHSPILRGIYASEGWFMKLIESNNNKFVTKDASKAHLFYLPFSSRMLEVTLYVQDSHSHRNLVQYLKDYIDFISVKYPFWNRTSGADHFLAACHDWAPSETRNVFAKSIRALCNSDVKEGFVFGKDTSLPETFVRDPKKPLSSIGGKSASQRPTLAFFAGKPDHGYLRPILLSYWGNNKDPDLKIFGKLPRTKGNKNYLQFMKTSKYCICAKGFEVNSPRVVEAIFYDCVPVIISDNFVPPFFEVLNWEAFALFVAEKDIPNLKKILMSVSERRYRQMQMRVKRVQKHFLWHVQPEKYDMFHMILHSVWFNRVSQISV; encoded by the exons ATGAGGCGTGAGTTTCCAGGGCAATGGAAGGTAGTAGAAAGCAGACGTCTTCTATGGCTACTGGGACTCACATTTGCTCTCATCGTCACTTTTCAATACATCGAGCTTCCGAACACTATCTCCTCCCTCTTCTCTTCCACCAAGTTTCCCTTTTCAAGAAACGGCGATGGCGAGCATAAGAGTAGTAGGAACTTGGCTCCAGCTATGGCACCGAGCTTTCCACAAAAGAACGCTTCTCTGGTGGATGATTCTtctggtggtggaggagatgaTGAGGAAGTTGAGGTTGATAAGATCTTTGACAGCGGTGGAAACGCAACCGCTCCCACCGTTTCACCTTCTCAAGTAAAAGAAAATGCAACCGCTCCCAACGTTTCGCCTTCTCAGGTAAAAGAAAACGCAACCGCTACCAACGTTTCACCTTCTCAGGTAAAAGAAAACGCAACCGCTCCCACCGTTTCACCTTCTCAGGTAAAAGAAAACGCAACCGCTCCCACCGTTTCACCTTCTCAGGTAAAAGAAAACGCAACCGCTCCAACCGTTTCGCCTTCTCAGGTAAAAGAAAACGCAACCGCTCCAACCGTTTCGCCTTCTCAGGTAAAAGAAAACGTAACCGCACCTGTGGCTAGTGCTAAGCCCCCTGCTGCATTACCACTAGTAAAAGAAAACGCAACCGCACCTGTGGCTAGTGCTAAGCCCCCTGCTTCCTTACCAATTCCAAACCCGTCTCCGGTTAAGGACAACGCAACTAGCCATGTAGAGGACAAGAACTCAACTAAAACAAATGTTCCTGGTGCTTCTCCTCCCGTTGTGAGATTTGTTCCTGACGTGAAGGAGTACTCAAAAACGCCAGATTCACGAGTGATGTCAATATCAGATATGAGCAAGCAGCTGCGTCGAAACCGTATCTCTCATAACCGTCTAGCAAAG AAGCCAAAATGGGTTACTAAACCTGACTTGGAGCTTCTACAAGCAAAGTACGAGATCGAGAACGCACCTATAGATGACAAAGACCCTCTCCTCTACGCTCCTCTTTACCGCAACGTCTCCACCTTCAAACG GAGCTATGAGTTGATGGAGAAGATGTTGAAGGTTTATGTCTACAAAGAAGGAGACAAACCTATCATGCACAGTCCAATACTCAGAGGGATATACGCATCAGAAGGATGGTTCATGAAACTTATTGAATCCAACAACAACAAGTTTGTCACAAAGGACGCTTCCAAAGCTCATCTTTTCTATCTACCCTTTAGCTCTCGGATGCTAGAGGTGACTCTATACGTACAAGACTCTCATAGTCACCGCAACCTCGTTCAGTATCTTAAAGACTACATAGACTTCATCTCGGTCAAATACCCTTTTTGGAACCGAACCTCTGGAGCAGATCATTTCCTTGCAGCTTGCCATGATTGG GCGCCTTCGGAGACACGCAATGTCTTCGCAAAGAGTATTAGGGCTTTATGCAACTCTGATGTTAAAGAAGGCTTTGTCTTTGGTAAAGACACCTCGTTACCAGAGACATTCGTTAGAGATCCCAAGAAACCACTAAGCAGCATCGGCGGAAAATCTGCTTCCCAAAGGCCAACGCTAGCTTTCTTCGCTGGCAAGCCTGACCACGGTTACCTTAGACCGATCCTGCTCTCTTACTGGGGCAACAACAAAGACCCCGACTTAAAAATATTCGGGAAGCTTCCGAGGACCAAAGGAAACAAGAACTACCTTCAGTTCATGAAAACTAGCAAGTACTGTATCTGTGCCAAAGGGTTTGAAGTGAACAGTCCGAGAGTGGTGGAGGCTATATTCTATGACTGTGTTCCAGTTATTATATCTGACAACTTTGTGCCGCCGTTTTTCGAGGTTTTGAACTGGGAGGCGTTTGCGCTTTTTGTGGCGGAGAAGGATATACCTAACTTGAAGAAGATTCTGATGTCGGTGTCGGAGCGTAGGTACAGGCAGATGCAGATGAGGGTGAAGAGAGTGCAGAAGCATTTTCTGTGGCATGTACAGCCTGAGAAGTATGATATGTTTCATATGATTCTTCATTCGGTTTGGTTTAACCGGGTTTCTCAGATTTCTGTTTAG
- the LOC103874432 gene encoding uncharacterized protein LOC103874432: MAPIQRTFSDISHQISTDNTLTKEPTPTASATTTTLLSLAAISEVEDAKCECCGMSEECTPEYISRVRSKFSGKLICGLCSEAVEQEMEKMNNSELVVEKRREEAVKAHMSACARFNRLGRSYPALFQAEAVKEILKKRSKTMVRPTKPEKGGLARSSSCMPALAKELKDRALVN; this comes from the coding sequence ATGGCCCCCATTCAACGCACTTTCTCGGATATCTCACACCAAATATCCACAGACAATACTCTAACAAAAGAACCAACTCCAACCGCAAGTGCAACCACAACAACTTTGTTGTCCTTAGCAGCGATATCCGAAGTGGAAGATGCAAAGTGCGAGTGTTGTGGCATGTCTGAAGAGTGCACACCAGAGTATATAAGCCGCGTGCGTTCAAAATTCTCAGGGAAGCTGATTTGCGGGCTGTGTTCAGAAGCGGTGGAGCAAGAGATGGAGAAGATGAACAACAGCGAGTTAGTGGTGGAGAAGCGCCGTGAGGAGGCAGTGAAGGCACACATGAGCGCATGTGCGCGGTTCAACAGGCTAGGCCGGAGTTATCCGGCCTTGTTTCAAGCAGAAGCAGTTAAGGAAATTCTCAAAAAGAGGTCTAAGACGATGGTTAGACCCACCAAGCCTGAAAAAGGTGGTCTCGCCAGGAGCTCTAGCTGCATGCCTGCTTTGGCTAAGGAGCTAAAAGATCGTGCTTTGGTTAATTAG
- the LOC103874429 gene encoding probable glycosyltransferase At3g07620 isoform X2 — MRREFPGQWKVVESRRLLWLLGLTFALIVTFQYIELPNTISSLFSSTKFPFSRNGDGEHKSSRNLAPAMAPSFPQKNASLVDDSSGGGGDDEEVEVDKIFDSGGNATAPTVSPSQVKENATAPNVSPSQVKENATATNVSPSQVKENATAPTVSPSQVKENATAPTVSPSQVKENATAPTVSPSQVKENVTAPVASAKPPAALPLVKENATAPVASAKPPASLPIPNPSPVKDNATSHVEDKNSTKTNVPGASPPVVRFVPDVKEYSKTPDSRVMSISDMSKQLRRNRISHNRLAKKPKWVTKPDLELLQAKYEIENAPIDDKDPLLYAPLYRNVSTFKRSYELMEKMLKVYVYKEGDKPIMHSPILRGIYASEGWFMKLIESNNNKFVTKDASKAHLFYLPFSSRMLEVTLYVQDSHSHRNLVQYLKDYIDFISVKYPFWNRTSGADHFLAACHDWAPSETRNVFAKSIRALCNSDVKEGFVFGKDTSLPETFVRDPKKPLSSIGGKSASQRPTLAFFAGKPDHGYLRPILLSYWGNNKDPDLKIFGKLPRTKGNKNYLQFMKTSKYCICAKGFEVNSPRVVEAIFYDCVPVIISDNFVPPFFEVLNWEAFALFVAEKDIPNLKKILMSVSERRYRQMQMRVKRVQKHFLWHVQPEKYDMFHMILHSVWFNRVSQISV, encoded by the exons ATGAGGCGTGAGTTTCCAGGGCAATGGAAGGTAGTAGAAAGCAGACGTCTTCTATGGCTACTGGGACTCACATTTGCTCTCATCGTCACTTTTCAATACATCGAGCTTCCGAACACTATCTCCTCCCTCTTCTCTTCCACCAAGTTTCCCTTTTCAAGAAACGGCGATGGCGAGCATAAGAGTAGTAGGAACTTGGCTCCAGCTATGGCACCGAGCTTTCCACAAAAGAACGCTTCTCTGGTGGATGATTCTtctggtggtggaggagatgaTGAGGAAGTTGAGGTTGATAAGATCTTTGACAGCGGTGGAAACGCAACCGCTCCCACCGTTTCACCTTCTCAAGTAAAAGAAAATGCAACCGCTCCCAACGTTTCGCCTTCTCAGGTAAAAGAAAACGCAACCGCTACCAACGTTTCACCTTCTCAGGTAAAAGAAAACGCAACCGCTCCCACCGTTTCACCTTCTCAGGTAAAAGAAAACGCAACCGCTCCCACCGTTTCACCTTCTCAGGTAAAAGAAAACGCAACCGCTCCAACCGTTTCGCCTTCTCAG GTAAAAGAAAACGTAACCGCACCTGTGGCTAGTGCTAAGCCCCCTGCTGCATTACCACTAGTAAAAGAAAACGCAACCGCACCTGTGGCTAGTGCTAAGCCCCCTGCTTCCTTACCAATTCCAAACCCGTCTCCGGTTAAGGACAACGCAACTAGCCATGTAGAGGACAAGAACTCAACTAAAACAAATGTTCCTGGTGCTTCTCCTCCCGTTGTGAGATTTGTTCCTGACGTGAAGGAGTACTCAAAAACGCCAGATTCACGAGTGATGTCAATATCAGATATGAGCAAGCAGCTGCGTCGAAACCGTATCTCTCATAACCGTCTAGCAAAG AAGCCAAAATGGGTTACTAAACCTGACTTGGAGCTTCTACAAGCAAAGTACGAGATCGAGAACGCACCTATAGATGACAAAGACCCTCTCCTCTACGCTCCTCTTTACCGCAACGTCTCCACCTTCAAACG GAGCTATGAGTTGATGGAGAAGATGTTGAAGGTTTATGTCTACAAAGAAGGAGACAAACCTATCATGCACAGTCCAATACTCAGAGGGATATACGCATCAGAAGGATGGTTCATGAAACTTATTGAATCCAACAACAACAAGTTTGTCACAAAGGACGCTTCCAAAGCTCATCTTTTCTATCTACCCTTTAGCTCTCGGATGCTAGAGGTGACTCTATACGTACAAGACTCTCATAGTCACCGCAACCTCGTTCAGTATCTTAAAGACTACATAGACTTCATCTCGGTCAAATACCCTTTTTGGAACCGAACCTCTGGAGCAGATCATTTCCTTGCAGCTTGCCATGATTGG GCGCCTTCGGAGACACGCAATGTCTTCGCAAAGAGTATTAGGGCTTTATGCAACTCTGATGTTAAAGAAGGCTTTGTCTTTGGTAAAGACACCTCGTTACCAGAGACATTCGTTAGAGATCCCAAGAAACCACTAAGCAGCATCGGCGGAAAATCTGCTTCCCAAAGGCCAACGCTAGCTTTCTTCGCTGGCAAGCCTGACCACGGTTACCTTAGACCGATCCTGCTCTCTTACTGGGGCAACAACAAAGACCCCGACTTAAAAATATTCGGGAAGCTTCCGAGGACCAAAGGAAACAAGAACTACCTTCAGTTCATGAAAACTAGCAAGTACTGTATCTGTGCCAAAGGGTTTGAAGTGAACAGTCCGAGAGTGGTGGAGGCTATATTCTATGACTGTGTTCCAGTTATTATATCTGACAACTTTGTGCCGCCGTTTTTCGAGGTTTTGAACTGGGAGGCGTTTGCGCTTTTTGTGGCGGAGAAGGATATACCTAACTTGAAGAAGATTCTGATGTCGGTGTCGGAGCGTAGGTACAGGCAGATGCAGATGAGGGTGAAGAGAGTGCAGAAGCATTTTCTGTGGCATGTACAGCCTGAGAAGTATGATATGTTTCATATGATTCTTCATTCGGTTTGGTTTAACCGGGTTTCTCAGATTTCTGTTTAG
- the LOC103874429 gene encoding probable glycosyltransferase At3g07620 isoform X3 has product MRREFPGQWKVVESRRLLWLLGLTFALIVTFQYIELPNTISSLFSSTKFPFSRNGDGEHKSSRNLAPAMAPSFPQKNASLVDDSSGGGGDDEEVEVDKIFDSGGNATAPTVSPSQVKENATAPNVSPSQVKENATATNVSPSQVKENATAPTVSPSQVKENATAPTVSPSQVKENVTAPVASAKPPAALPLVKENATAPVASAKPPASLPIPNPSPVKDNATSHVEDKNSTKTNVPGASPPVVRFVPDVKEYSKTPDSRVMSISDMSKQLRRNRISHNRLAKKPKWVTKPDLELLQAKYEIENAPIDDKDPLLYAPLYRNVSTFKRSYELMEKMLKVYVYKEGDKPIMHSPILRGIYASEGWFMKLIESNNNKFVTKDASKAHLFYLPFSSRMLEVTLYVQDSHSHRNLVQYLKDYIDFISVKYPFWNRTSGADHFLAACHDWAPSETRNVFAKSIRALCNSDVKEGFVFGKDTSLPETFVRDPKKPLSSIGGKSASQRPTLAFFAGKPDHGYLRPILLSYWGNNKDPDLKIFGKLPRTKGNKNYLQFMKTSKYCICAKGFEVNSPRVVEAIFYDCVPVIISDNFVPPFFEVLNWEAFALFVAEKDIPNLKKILMSVSERRYRQMQMRVKRVQKHFLWHVQPEKYDMFHMILHSVWFNRVSQISV; this is encoded by the exons ATGAGGCGTGAGTTTCCAGGGCAATGGAAGGTAGTAGAAAGCAGACGTCTTCTATGGCTACTGGGACTCACATTTGCTCTCATCGTCACTTTTCAATACATCGAGCTTCCGAACACTATCTCCTCCCTCTTCTCTTCCACCAAGTTTCCCTTTTCAAGAAACGGCGATGGCGAGCATAAGAGTAGTAGGAACTTGGCTCCAGCTATGGCACCGAGCTTTCCACAAAAGAACGCTTCTCTGGTGGATGATTCTtctggtggtggaggagatgaTGAGGAAGTTGAGGTTGATAAGATCTTTGACAGCGGTGGAAACGCAACCGCTCCCACCGTTTCACCTTCTCAAGTAAAAGAAAATGCAACCGCTCCCAACGTTTCGCCTTCTCAGGTAAAAGAAAACGCAACCGCTACCAACGTTTCACCTTCTCAGGTAAAAGAAAACGCAACCGCTCCCACCGTTTCACCTTCTCAGGTAAAAGAAAACGCAACCGCTCCCACCGTTTCACCTTCTCAG GTAAAAGAAAACGTAACCGCACCTGTGGCTAGTGCTAAGCCCCCTGCTGCATTACCACTAGTAAAAGAAAACGCAACCGCACCTGTGGCTAGTGCTAAGCCCCCTGCTTCCTTACCAATTCCAAACCCGTCTCCGGTTAAGGACAACGCAACTAGCCATGTAGAGGACAAGAACTCAACTAAAACAAATGTTCCTGGTGCTTCTCCTCCCGTTGTGAGATTTGTTCCTGACGTGAAGGAGTACTCAAAAACGCCAGATTCACGAGTGATGTCAATATCAGATATGAGCAAGCAGCTGCGTCGAAACCGTATCTCTCATAACCGTCTAGCAAAG AAGCCAAAATGGGTTACTAAACCTGACTTGGAGCTTCTACAAGCAAAGTACGAGATCGAGAACGCACCTATAGATGACAAAGACCCTCTCCTCTACGCTCCTCTTTACCGCAACGTCTCCACCTTCAAACG GAGCTATGAGTTGATGGAGAAGATGTTGAAGGTTTATGTCTACAAAGAAGGAGACAAACCTATCATGCACAGTCCAATACTCAGAGGGATATACGCATCAGAAGGATGGTTCATGAAACTTATTGAATCCAACAACAACAAGTTTGTCACAAAGGACGCTTCCAAAGCTCATCTTTTCTATCTACCCTTTAGCTCTCGGATGCTAGAGGTGACTCTATACGTACAAGACTCTCATAGTCACCGCAACCTCGTTCAGTATCTTAAAGACTACATAGACTTCATCTCGGTCAAATACCCTTTTTGGAACCGAACCTCTGGAGCAGATCATTTCCTTGCAGCTTGCCATGATTGG GCGCCTTCGGAGACACGCAATGTCTTCGCAAAGAGTATTAGGGCTTTATGCAACTCTGATGTTAAAGAAGGCTTTGTCTTTGGTAAAGACACCTCGTTACCAGAGACATTCGTTAGAGATCCCAAGAAACCACTAAGCAGCATCGGCGGAAAATCTGCTTCCCAAAGGCCAACGCTAGCTTTCTTCGCTGGCAAGCCTGACCACGGTTACCTTAGACCGATCCTGCTCTCTTACTGGGGCAACAACAAAGACCCCGACTTAAAAATATTCGGGAAGCTTCCGAGGACCAAAGGAAACAAGAACTACCTTCAGTTCATGAAAACTAGCAAGTACTGTATCTGTGCCAAAGGGTTTGAAGTGAACAGTCCGAGAGTGGTGGAGGCTATATTCTATGACTGTGTTCCAGTTATTATATCTGACAACTTTGTGCCGCCGTTTTTCGAGGTTTTGAACTGGGAGGCGTTTGCGCTTTTTGTGGCGGAGAAGGATATACCTAACTTGAAGAAGATTCTGATGTCGGTGTCGGAGCGTAGGTACAGGCAGATGCAGATGAGGGTGAAGAGAGTGCAGAAGCATTTTCTGTGGCATGTACAGCCTGAGAAGTATGATATGTTTCATATGATTCTTCATTCGGTTTGGTTTAACCGGGTTTCTCAGATTTCTGTTTAG
- the LOC103874429 gene encoding probable glycosyltransferase At3g07620 isoform X4, whose product MRREFPGQWKVVESRRLLWLLGLTFALIVTFQYIELPNTISSLFSSTKFPFSRNGDGEHKSSRNLAPAMAPSFPQKNASLVDDSSGGGGDDEEVEVDKIFDSGGNATAPTVSPSQVKENATAPNVSPSQVKENATATNVSPSQVKENATAPTVSPSQVKENATAPTVSPSQVKENVTAPVASAKPPAALPLVKENATAPVASAKPPASLPIPNPSPVKDNATSHVEDKNSTKTNVPGASPPVVRFVPDVKEYSKTPDSRVMSISDMSKQLRRNRISHNRLAKKPKWVTKPDLELLQAKYEIENAPIDDKDPLLYAPLYRNVSTFKRSYELMEKMLKVYVYKEGDKPIMHSPILRGIYASEGWFMKLIESNNNKFVTKDASKAHLFYLPFSSRMLEVTLYVQDSHSHRNLVQYLKDYIDFISVKYPFWNRTSGADHFLAACHDWAPSETRNVFAKSIRALCNSDVKEGFVFGKDTSLPETFVRDPKKPLSSIGGKSASQRPTLAFFAGKPDHGYLRPILLSYWGNNKDPDLKIFGKLPRTKGNKNYLQFMKTSKYCICAKGFEVNSPRVVEAIFYDCVPVIISDNFVPPFFEVLNWEAFALFVAEKDIPNLKKILMSVSERRYRQMQMRVKRVQKHFLWHVQPEKYDMFHMILHSVWFNRVSQISV is encoded by the exons ATGAGGCGTGAGTTTCCAGGGCAATGGAAGGTAGTAGAAAGCAGACGTCTTCTATGGCTACTGGGACTCACATTTGCTCTCATCGTCACTTTTCAATACATCGAGCTTCCGAACACTATCTCCTCCCTCTTCTCTTCCACCAAGTTTCCCTTTTCAAGAAACGGCGATGGCGAGCATAAGAGTAGTAGGAACTTGGCTCCAGCTATGGCACCGAGCTTTCCACAAAAGAACGCTTCTCTGGTGGATGATTCTtctggtggtggaggagatgaTGAGGAAGTTGAGGTTGATAAGATCTTTGACAGCGGTGGAAACGCAACCGCTCCCACCGTTTCACCTTCTCAAGTAAAAGAAAATGCAACCGCTCCCAACGTTTCGCCTTCTCAGGTAAAAGAAAACGCAACCGCTACCAACGTTTCACCTTCTCAGGTAAAAGAAAACGCAACCGCTCCCACCGTTTCACCTTCTCAG GTAAAAGAAAACGCAACCGCTCCAACCGTTTCGCCTTCTCAGGTAAAAGAAAACGTAACCGCACCTGTGGCTAGTGCTAAGCCCCCTGCTGCATTACCACTAGTAAAAGAAAACGCAACCGCACCTGTGGCTAGTGCTAAGCCCCCTGCTTCCTTACCAATTCCAAACCCGTCTCCGGTTAAGGACAACGCAACTAGCCATGTAGAGGACAAGAACTCAACTAAAACAAATGTTCCTGGTGCTTCTCCTCCCGTTGTGAGATTTGTTCCTGACGTGAAGGAGTACTCAAAAACGCCAGATTCACGAGTGATGTCAATATCAGATATGAGCAAGCAGCTGCGTCGAAACCGTATCTCTCATAACCGTCTAGCAAAG AAGCCAAAATGGGTTACTAAACCTGACTTGGAGCTTCTACAAGCAAAGTACGAGATCGAGAACGCACCTATAGATGACAAAGACCCTCTCCTCTACGCTCCTCTTTACCGCAACGTCTCCACCTTCAAACG GAGCTATGAGTTGATGGAGAAGATGTTGAAGGTTTATGTCTACAAAGAAGGAGACAAACCTATCATGCACAGTCCAATACTCAGAGGGATATACGCATCAGAAGGATGGTTCATGAAACTTATTGAATCCAACAACAACAAGTTTGTCACAAAGGACGCTTCCAAAGCTCATCTTTTCTATCTACCCTTTAGCTCTCGGATGCTAGAGGTGACTCTATACGTACAAGACTCTCATAGTCACCGCAACCTCGTTCAGTATCTTAAAGACTACATAGACTTCATCTCGGTCAAATACCCTTTTTGGAACCGAACCTCTGGAGCAGATCATTTCCTTGCAGCTTGCCATGATTGG GCGCCTTCGGAGACACGCAATGTCTTCGCAAAGAGTATTAGGGCTTTATGCAACTCTGATGTTAAAGAAGGCTTTGTCTTTGGTAAAGACACCTCGTTACCAGAGACATTCGTTAGAGATCCCAAGAAACCACTAAGCAGCATCGGCGGAAAATCTGCTTCCCAAAGGCCAACGCTAGCTTTCTTCGCTGGCAAGCCTGACCACGGTTACCTTAGACCGATCCTGCTCTCTTACTGGGGCAACAACAAAGACCCCGACTTAAAAATATTCGGGAAGCTTCCGAGGACCAAAGGAAACAAGAACTACCTTCAGTTCATGAAAACTAGCAAGTACTGTATCTGTGCCAAAGGGTTTGAAGTGAACAGTCCGAGAGTGGTGGAGGCTATATTCTATGACTGTGTTCCAGTTATTATATCTGACAACTTTGTGCCGCCGTTTTTCGAGGTTTTGAACTGGGAGGCGTTTGCGCTTTTTGTGGCGGAGAAGGATATACCTAACTTGAAGAAGATTCTGATGTCGGTGTCGGAGCGTAGGTACAGGCAGATGCAGATGAGGGTGAAGAGAGTGCAGAAGCATTTTCTGTGGCATGTACAGCCTGAGAAGTATGATATGTTTCATATGATTCTTCATTCGGTTTGGTTTAACCGGGTTTCTCAGATTTCTGTTTAG
- the LOC103874430 gene encoding GATA transcription factor 12, with protein sequence MEEEAHEFLHTADHFAVDDLLVDFSNDDDEENDVIVDSDGANTALAVTDSSNSSSLSPVGLTSFQGDVQDGTSFSGDLCVPSDELAELEWLSNFVEDSFSTDDVQKLQLISGYKARPDPKPEPENPNSSSPIFTTDVSVPAKARSKRSRAAACNWASRGLLMEAVYDNPFTGETILSRHHLSPPTSPASMTQPVKKQALDGFRRKKDFLLDSGAEERRCLHCATDKTPQWRTGPMGPKTLCNACGVRYKSGRLVPEYRPAASPTFVLAKHSNSHRKVMELRRQKEMTKAHHEFIHNHHGTETAMIFDVSSDGDDYLIHHNVGPDFGQLI encoded by the exons ATGGAAGAAGAAGCTCATGAATTCTTACACACAGCGGATCATTTCGCCGTAGATGACCTCTTGGTGGATTTCTCTAACGATGATGACGAGGAAAATGATGTCATTGTTGATTCCGACGGCGCTAACACTGCCTTAGCCGTGACCGACAGCTCTAACTCCTCCTCGTTATCCCCCGTAGGTCTCACTAGTTTCCAAGGTGATGTTCAAGACGGCACCAGCTTCTCCGGCGACCTTTGCGTACCG AGTGATGAgctggctgagctggagtggcTGTCTAACTTCGTGGAGGACTCGTTCTCGACCGACGACGTACAGAAGCTACAGCTAATATCCGGTTACAAAGcccgacccgacccgaaacCCGAACCGGAAAACCCGAATAGCAGCAGTCCGATTTTCACCACTGACGTCTCCGTGCCGGCCAAAGCCAGGAGCAAACGTTCACGCGCCGCAGCGTGTAACTGGGCCTCACGTGGGCTTCTCATGGAAGCCGTTTACGACAACCCGTTCACCGGAGAAACCATTCTCTCCCGCCACCACCTCTCTCCTCCGACCTCGCCGGCGTCCATGACACAACCCGTGAAAAAGCAAGCCCTCGACGGGTTCCGGCGAAAGAAAGATTTTTTGCTGGACTCCGGCGCAGAGGAACGGCGGTGTCTCCACTGCGCCACCGACAAGACGCCGCAGTGGCGGACGGGTCCAATGGGCCCGAAGACGCTGTGCAACGCTTGCGGCGTGAGGTACAAATCGGGGCGTCTGGTGCCGGAGTACCGGCCGGCGGCGAGTCCGACGTTCGTGTTGGCGAAGCACTCGAATTCTCATCGGAAAGTTATGGAGCTCAGGCGACAGAAGGAGATGACGAAGGCCCACCATGAGTTCATACATAACCATCACGGTACGGAGACTGCCATGATTTTCGACGTCTCGTCGGATGGTGATGATTACTTGATCCACCACAACGTTGGCCCAGATTTCGGACAGCTTATCTGA